From the Mycoplasmatota bacterium genome, one window contains:
- a CDS encoding stage V sporulation protein D has product MNDFILVMQKRLKFLMVLFSLLVLVLIFRLAFVQFVNGNKITDMAYDLWSRNIPVEGQRGIIYDRNGKPIVNNKLAPSVALIPRQIENQEEVASFLSKVLEVSYDEAYRHVSKNVSIELIKPEGRKISLDQAKKIIDKNYKGVYLVGDTERNYLYNEYLAHVLGFVGIDNQGITGIEYIYDDYLMGNSGSSKYYTDAKGQSLKQLYGLYEAPSKGMDIYLTIDMDIQILLERVLENTNARYQPDQILGLAMNPNNGEIYAMASYPSYNPTNYQNYDQEIYNRNLPIWMSYEPGSTFKVVTYSAGLEEGVFKMTDHFYDPGYTIVDGTRIKDWKAGGHGDQTFLEVIQNSCNPGFMEIGRRLGKEKLFEYIDAYGFGKKTGVDLLGESSGIVFNVDNVGPVELATSSFGQGNSVTPIQLVTAVSAAINGGVLYQPHVLQEVRMPLSNELLYEVKPKEVRRVISEETSSKVRFALESVVAKGTGRNAFIDGYRVGGKTGTAQKAVDGVYLDNNYIVSFVGAAPMNDPQLVVYVAIDNPKNTIQYGGVVAAPIVKEILQEALPILGIPKQPDQIEKELRWGWDKKYYTVPNLIGMKRSEIPPIYYYNYEFWGDGDIVQFQSPSPGEKVAEGGTVLIYLSRE; this is encoded by the coding sequence AGACTAGCGTTTGTTCAATTTGTAAATGGTAATAAAATAACAGATATGGCTTATGATTTGTGGAGTCGTAATATCCCCGTTGAGGGACAAAGAGGAATAATTTATGATAGAAATGGTAAACCCATTGTTAATAATAAGTTAGCGCCAAGTGTTGCTTTAATACCAAGACAAATCGAGAACCAAGAAGAAGTAGCATCTTTTTTAAGTAAAGTGCTTGAAGTGAGTTACGATGAAGCTTATCGACATGTTTCAAAGAATGTATCAATTGAACTTATTAAACCAGAAGGAAGAAAAATATCATTAGACCAAGCCAAAAAAATTATTGATAAAAATTATAAGGGTGTTTATTTAGTAGGGGATACTGAGAGAAATTATTTATACAATGAGTATTTAGCACATGTATTAGGTTTTGTAGGTATTGACAATCAAGGAATAACAGGAATTGAGTATATTTATGATGATTATTTAATGGGAAATAGTGGGAGTAGTAAATATTATACAGATGCCAAAGGACAATCTCTTAAGCAATTATATGGGTTATATGAAGCACCATCAAAAGGAATGGATATTTATTTAACGATTGATATGGACATTCAAATTCTATTAGAGCGAGTATTAGAAAATACCAATGCAAGGTATCAACCGGACCAAATTTTAGGTCTAGCAATGAACCCAAATAATGGTGAGATATATGCCATGGCAAGCTATCCTTCATATAATCCTACTAATTATCAAAACTATGACCAAGAAATATACAATCGTAATTTACCTATTTGGATGAGTTATGAACCAGGATCAACATTTAAGGTAGTGACTTATTCAGCTGGATTAGAAGAAGGGGTATTTAAAATGACAGACCATTTTTATGATCCGGGTTATACCATTGTTGATGGAACACGGATTAAAGATTGGAAAGCAGGGGGGCATGGGGACCAGACTTTTCTTGAAGTGATTCAAAATTCATGTAACCCAGGGTTTATGGAAATTGGAAGACGTTTAGGGAAAGAAAAATTATTTGAATATATTGATGCCTATGGATTTGGTAAAAAGACAGGAGTTGACTTGTTAGGTGAATCCTCAGGAATTGTTTTTAATGTTGATAATGTTGGACCTGTGGAACTTGCAACATCATCTTTTGGTCAAGGAAATTCAGTGACCCCAATTCAATTAGTAACGGCAGTGAGTGCGGCAATAAATGGTGGTGTTTTATATCAACCCCATGTATTACAAGAAGTTAGAATGCCCCTTTCAAATGAGTTACTATATGAAGTCAAACCAAAGGAAGTAAGACGTGTTATCAGTGAAGAAACCTCAAGTAAAGTGCGTTTCGCACTTGAAAGTGTTGTCGCTAAAGGAACAGGAAGAAATGCCTTTATTGATGGCTATCGTGTGGGCGGAAAAACTGGGACAGCGCAAAAAGCGGTTGATGGTGTCTATTTAGACAATAATTATATTGTTTCGTTTGTTGGTGCTGCACCAATGAATGATCCTCAACTTGTTGTCTATGTTGCAATCGATAATCCTAAGAATACCATTCAATATGGTGGGGTTGTCGCAGCGCCTATTGTTAAAGAAATCTTACAAGAAGCTTTACCAATTTTAGGAATTCCAAAACAACCAGATCAAATCGAAAAAGAATTACGTTGGGGGTGGGATAAAAAATATTATACAGTACCCAACCTAATTGGAATGAAGCGAAGTGAAATCCCACCAATCTATTATTATAATTATGAATTTTGGGGGGATGGAGACATTGTGCAATTTCAATCTCCTAGTCCAGGTGAGAAAGTAGCAGAGGGTGGAACAGTACTTATCTATTTATCAAGGGAGTGA
- a CDS encoding UDP-N-acetylmuramoyl-L-alanyl-D-glutamate--2,6-diaminopimelate ligase, producing MDLYTLLTKCKIHFDKDKIFNHEVRKIVENSQKAEINSVFIAIKGEENDGHDYIIDVANQNIKTIIYEDKYYDYIQFENTNMIKVHDSKKALAILSHVFFDKPSRKVNIIGVTGTNGKTTVSTMIYQIFSFLKRNCTLIGTNGIKLGNEAIESPNTTPSNLIIQKTIANSIDEGIKDIVMEVSSHAIKQERVSQIDFNTVIYTNFSHDHLDYHKTFDDYFYSKGLLFAYLGNFFNEKKVLFNGDDKYFKKFIRLTNVEAYTYGLGEENDFQARDISCDVDKISFKYYCFNEFIGTVNTNNIFGFFNVYNLLAIISYFYINHYNMDEILDKLPLLKSVTGRMQKVLNPYHLNVFIDYAHTPDSVFRVLNEIKMISRKNIICVIGCGGDRDALKRPLIGKITTNLADYVIFTTDNPRFEEPSSIINDMVQGVCDTNYIVIENRRNAIKYALEIISENDVVVILGKGHEHYQIIKDKKEYFNDYDEVIKFIKLRLNKDE from the coding sequence ATGGATTTATATACCTTATTAACTAAATGTAAGATACATTTTGATAAAGATAAGATATTTAATCATGAAGTTAGAAAGATAGTAGAAAATTCACAAAAAGCAGAAATAAATAGTGTGTTTATCGCTATAAAAGGTGAAGAAAATGATGGGCATGATTATATTATTGATGTAGCCAATCAAAATATAAAAACAATTATTTATGAGGATAAGTATTATGATTATATTCAGTTCGAAAATACTAATATGATTAAAGTCCATGATTCAAAAAAAGCTTTAGCGATATTATCCCATGTTTTTTTTGATAAGCCTTCACGTAAAGTCAATATTATTGGAGTTACAGGAACGAATGGTAAAACAACTGTATCTACCATGATTTATCAAATATTTTCATTCTTAAAAAGAAATTGTACATTGATTGGGACAAATGGCATTAAACTAGGAAATGAAGCCATTGAAAGTCCTAATACAACCCCTTCTAATTTAATAATACAAAAAACAATTGCGAATTCTATTGATGAGGGTATCAAAGATATTGTAATGGAAGTATCTAGTCATGCAATTAAGCAAGAAAGAGTATCACAAATTGATTTTAATACAGTAATTTATACTAATTTTTCTCATGATCATTTAGACTATCATAAGACATTTGATGATTATTTTTATTCTAAAGGGTTACTTTTTGCATATTTAGGTAATTTTTTCAATGAAAAAAAAGTATTATTTAATGGAGACGATAAATATTTTAAAAAATTTATACGCTTAACAAATGTAGAAGCCTATACATATGGGTTGGGTGAAGAAAATGATTTTCAAGCGCGAGATATTAGTTGCGATGTCGATAAAATTTCTTTTAAGTACTATTGTTTTAATGAATTTATTGGGACTGTAAATACTAATAATATCTTTGGTTTTTTTAACGTGTATAATTTACTCGCTATTATCTCATATTTTTATATCAATCATTATAATATGGATGAAATATTAGATAAATTGCCACTTTTAAAAAGCGTAACTGGTAGAATGCAAAAGGTTCTAAATCCCTATCATTTAAATGTATTTATCGATTATGCTCATACGCCTGACAGTGTATTTCGTGTCTTAAATGAAATTAAAATGATTTCAAGGAAAAACATTATCTGCGTCATAGGGTGTGGTGGGGATAGAGATGCTTTAAAAAGGCCATTAATTGGTAAAATAACGACTAATTTAGCGGATTATGTCATTTTTACAACAGATAATCCAAGATTTGAAGAACCATCTAGTATTATTAACGATATGGTTCAAGGGGTATGTGATACCAATTATATTGTGATTGAAAATAGAAGAAACGCGATCAAGTATGCACTAGAGATAATTAGTGAAAATGATGTTGTTGTCATTTTAGGGAAAGGACATGAACATTATCAAATCATTAAAGATAAAAAAGAATACTTTAATGATTACGATGAAGTAATAAAGTTTATAAAATTACGACTTAACAAAGATGAGTAA
- the mraY gene encoding phospho-N-acetylmuramoyl-pentapeptide-transferase, with amino-acid sequence MILKIIYFGMFVSLLLTVLIIPIIIPYMKRLKFGQSIRIEGPVSHHIKSGTPTMGGIVFSIVTLITVIIFYSIYNKGLIGVNMKTWILIFVPLFGYGIIGFIDDYLIVVRKNNIGLRPIVKFFLQITIAAVFFYIYLIQGYSTEIHLTSKISFDLKWFYGILTFLMLVGGTNAVNLTDGLDGLAAGLSSFALSTFTFIACRNGQYDVMLFGAVILGTVLGFLIFNSHPAKIFMGDTGSLTLGAAIATMAILTKYELLLILVGGVFVIETLSDILQVAYFKKTKGKRIFKMAPLHHHFELCGYKESTVVLIFYIFGLIFSLISVAIVIVTT; translated from the coding sequence ATGATACTTAAAATCATTTATTTTGGTATGTTTGTATCGTTATTGTTAACGGTACTCATCATCCCCATCATTATACCTTATATGAAACGATTAAAATTTGGACAATCGATTCGTATTGAAGGACCTGTTTCACATCATATTAAATCAGGAACACCAACGATGGGTGGGATTGTTTTTAGTATTGTCACACTCATAACAGTTATCATATTTTATAGCATATATAATAAAGGTTTAATAGGCGTAAATATGAAAACCTGGATATTAATCTTTGTACCTTTATTTGGTTATGGAATCATTGGATTTATAGATGATTACCTGATAGTCGTTCGTAAAAATAATATTGGATTAAGACCTATTGTGAAATTTTTCCTACAAATCACAATTGCGGCTGTATTCTTTTATATTTACTTAATACAAGGCTATTCAACTGAAATTCATCTTACAAGCAAGATCTCTTTTGATTTAAAATGGTTTTATGGAATTTTAACCTTCTTAATGCTAGTTGGTGGAACAAATGCTGTTAATTTAACCGATGGATTAGATGGATTAGCGGCGGGTCTTTCAAGTTTTGCTCTCTCAACTTTTACTTTTATCGCATGTCGTAATGGTCAATATGATGTAATGCTATTTGGTGCTGTTATTTTAGGTACCGTTTTAGGATTTCTCATTTTCAATTCTCATCCTGCCAAGATATTTATGGGAGATACAGGCTCCTTAACACTAGGGGCAGCAATTGCTACTATGGCTATCTTAACCAAATATGAACTATTACTTATATTAGTTGGTGGTGTTTTTGTGATTGAAACACTATCTGATATTCTACAAGTAGCATATTTTAAGAAAACAAAGGGGAAACGTATATTTAAAATGGCTCCACTTCATCACCACTTTGAATTGTGTGGTTATAAAGAGTCAACAGTTGTTTTAATATTTTATATTTTTGGTTTAATTTTTAGTTTAATTAGTGTTGCTATTGTGATAGTAACAACCTAA
- the murD gene encoding UDP-N-acetylmuramoyl-L-alanine--D-glutamate ligase, with product MIEFNNKKILVLGLKKSGKGAIRLLKTLNVEIFVSDEKTQVEEEFLEGTQFIPYDEVIHHLPSIDIIIKSPGIPHDIDILKKAKHKKVLIISEIELAYHFIDKSKVIVAITGTNGKTTTTALITQILLDSNIEAVSVGNIGYTLSDAIVDEVSCDVFILELSSFQLLDIIHFKPHIGVILNLAEAHLDYHHTFDHYVDAKMNLVKQMKEDCYLIYNADDKIVRKKVKKIKCSKYAFSLSEIDVETYIENDVIKYNGRSIVCKDEVKLLGKHNLYNVLAAITTAKVFYIENDIIKNTIKTFESLPHRIQFVKKINGVTYYNDSKSTNVNSTLCALNSFNQPVILILGGLDRGQDFSEIINHKNTQTIITYGQTKDKIVKSSTALNKTCYVSDDLLDIINLTQKIKNDEMIVLFSPASASWDQFQDYEERGDKFIEHVNRIDKE from the coding sequence ATGATTGAGTTCAATAATAAAAAGATTTTAGTTTTAGGGTTAAAAAAAAGTGGCAAAGGAGCCATCAGATTACTAAAAACTTTAAATGTTGAAATTTTCGTATCAGATGAAAAAACTCAGGTAGAAGAAGAATTTTTGGAGGGAACACAATTTATTCCCTATGATGAAGTCATTCATCATTTACCATCAATCGATATCATCATAAAAAGTCCAGGAATTCCTCATGATATTGATATTTTAAAGAAAGCAAAACATAAAAAGGTCTTAATAATATCTGAGATTGAATTAGCTTATCACTTTATTGATAAATCAAAAGTGATTGTTGCTATTACTGGTACCAATGGAAAAACAACAACCACTGCGTTAATCACACAAATATTATTAGATTCTAATATAGAGGCTGTAAGTGTTGGTAACATCGGTTACACTTTATCAGATGCGATTGTAGATGAGGTTTCTTGTGATGTGTTTATATTAGAGTTATCTTCTTTTCAATTATTAGATATTATCCATTTCAAACCCCATATTGGCGTCATATTAAACCTAGCAGAAGCGCACTTAGATTATCACCATACATTTGATCATTATGTTGATGCGAAAATGAATTTAGTCAAACAAATGAAGGAAGATTGTTATCTCATTTATAATGCTGATGATAAAATTGTGAGAAAAAAAGTTAAAAAGATTAAATGTAGTAAATATGCTTTTTCATTAAGTGAAATTGATGTAGAAACTTATATAGAAAATGATGTGATTAAATATAATGGAAGAAGTATTGTATGTAAAGATGAAGTTAAATTACTAGGAAAACATAATCTATATAATGTATTAGCTGCGATTACAACCGCCAAAGTGTTTTATATTGAGAACGATATTATTAAAAACACTATTAAAACATTTGAGAGTTTACCACATCGTATTCAATTCGTAAAAAAGATAAATGGTGTAACTTACTATAATGATTCTAAGTCCACCAATGTTAATTCAACCCTATGTGCTTTAAATTCTTTTAATCAACCTGTTATATTAATTTTAGGTGGTTTAGACCGTGGTCAAGATTTTTCAGAAATAATAAATCACAAAAATACACAAACAATCATTACCTATGGACAAACAAAAGATAAGATAGTTAAAAGTTCAACCGCTTTAAATAAAACTTGTTATGTAAGTGATGATTTATTAGACATAATTAACTTAACACAAAAGATTAAGAATGATGAAATGATCGTTTTATTTTCTCCTGCAAGTGCTAGTTGGGATCAATTTCAAGATTATGAAGAACGTGGAGATAAGTTTATTGAACACGTTAATCGCATTGACAAGGAATAA